The proteins below come from a single Rhizobium rhizoryzae genomic window:
- a CDS encoding HAD hydrolase-like protein, with the protein MSYASPAILLDLDGTLIASEPGILSSCRAALRSLGHDTDPAMDIRSIIGPPIEDVMRYLLGQFGDDRVTEGVDAYRQDYGARGLLLSEVYDGIPEALSKMKKEARLFLATSKRETFARRILEDKGLDSLFTGVYGSTPAGDIDHKPELIAHIVNQNGLNVDRCVMIGDRKYDVTGAHANGMRAAGVLWGYGAQAELESAGADRLVAETAELADVALGMVSPAER; encoded by the coding sequence ATGTCGTATGCCTCACCCGCGATCCTGCTCGATCTAGATGGAACTCTGATCGCATCAGAACCCGGCATTCTCTCGAGCTGCAGGGCAGCGCTTCGTTCCCTTGGGCATGATACTGATCCAGCCATGGACATCAGGTCGATCATTGGCCCGCCGATCGAGGACGTCATGCGGTACCTGCTCGGACAGTTCGGCGACGACCGCGTCACCGAAGGGGTCGATGCCTACCGGCAGGACTACGGGGCGCGAGGCCTTCTTCTGAGTGAGGTCTACGACGGTATCCCGGAAGCTCTTTCCAAGATGAAGAAAGAAGCCAGGCTTTTCCTCGCGACATCCAAGCGCGAAACGTTTGCGCGCCGCATACTGGAAGACAAAGGCCTAGATTCTCTCTTCACCGGTGTCTATGGTTCGACCCCGGCCGGCGACATCGACCATAAGCCCGAACTGATCGCACACATCGTCAACCAGAATGGACTCAACGTCGATCGGTGTGTCATGATCGGTGATCGAAAATACGACGTCACCGGCGCCCATGCCAACGGCATGCGGGCTGCGGGGGTGCTCTGGGGTTATGGCGCCCAAGCCGAATTGGAGAGCGCCGGCGCGGATCGTCTGGTCGCAGAGACTGCCGAACTGGCCGATGTCGCGCTGGGCATGGTGTCCCCCGCCGAACGATAA
- a CDS encoding ABC transporter permease has product MKLIVTRVLSVIPVLFGLCVLSYTLLAMIPGDPITAMLGMDATPEAIAALRAKFALDEPLPLRFISWFGHLLIGDLGRSIQSGRPVLSMVMTAMVPTMQLGLAALLISLVIAIPAGVISAARRNSVADYSVSLISLAGLSLPSFWLAILLVLFLSIRLQIFPSSGYVPIGEDPVGALRHITLPAITLGVAMAASTMRMTRAAMLDVLNADYVRTARAKGLPFRRVVWKHALRNALIPVTTLVGLQLGQLMGGVVVTETVFAWPGIGKLTVDAIFARDYPVVQGAILASAVLFVFINLATDLLYATLDPRLRKRA; this is encoded by the coding sequence ATGAAGCTGATCGTTACCCGCGTCCTCTCGGTCATTCCGGTGCTCTTCGGCCTCTGCGTGCTCTCCTACACGCTGCTCGCGATGATCCCCGGAGATCCGATCACCGCCATGCTCGGCATGGATGCCACGCCGGAAGCGATCGCCGCGCTGCGCGCAAAATTTGCTCTAGACGAGCCCTTGCCGCTCCGGTTTATCTCCTGGTTCGGGCATCTTCTGATCGGCGATCTCGGTCGTTCCATCCAGTCGGGCCGACCGGTCCTCAGCATGGTCATGACCGCCATGGTGCCGACCATGCAGCTCGGCCTAGCGGCGCTTTTGATCTCGCTCGTCATCGCCATTCCGGCCGGAGTGATTTCCGCGGCACGCCGCAACAGCGTCGCCGATTATAGCGTCTCGCTGATTTCGCTGGCAGGCCTTTCGCTGCCAAGCTTCTGGCTGGCGATCCTGCTTGTCCTCTTCCTGTCTATCCGTCTGCAGATTTTCCCCTCCTCCGGCTATGTGCCTATCGGGGAAGATCCCGTTGGCGCTTTACGCCACATCACCCTGCCGGCGATCACCCTCGGTGTCGCCATGGCCGCGTCGACCATGCGCATGACCCGCGCCGCCATGCTGGACGTGCTGAATGCGGACTATGTCCGTACGGCGCGCGCCAAGGGCCTGCCCTTTCGACGTGTGGTCTGGAAACATGCGCTGCGCAACGCGCTGATCCCGGTCACGACGCTGGTCGGCCTGCAGCTCGGCCAGTTGATGGGCGGCGTGGTGGTAACGGAGACGGTGTTCGCTTGGCCGGGCATCGGCAAGCTGACGGTCGATGCGATCTTCGCGCGTGACTATCCCGTGGTGCAAGGCGCCATCCTGGCATCCGCCGTACTCTTCGTCTTCATCAATCTTGCCACCGACCTTCTTTACGCGACGCTCGATCCCAGACTGAGGAAACGTGCATGA
- a CDS encoding glutamine amidotransferase: MTKKVLLVGESWISSATHYKGFDQFGSVTFHLGAEPLVKALEGSEFELTYMPAHDAVEKFPFDMAGLDAYDAIILSDIGANSLLLPPAVWLQSKTVPNRLKLIKAWVEKGGGLLMVGGYFSFQGIDGKARWRRTAVEDTLPVTCLPYDDRVEIPEGSTAVVLKPEHPIMAGLGGEWPLLLGVNEVEVRDRADVDVLARLPEDQGGHPLLVTGTHGQGHTVAWTSDIGPHWLSPAFCEWAGYARLWKNILGWMTEAR; the protein is encoded by the coding sequence ATGACCAAGAAAGTTCTTCTCGTCGGCGAAAGCTGGATCAGCTCCGCCACCCACTACAAGGGCTTCGACCAGTTCGGCAGCGTCACCTTCCACCTCGGCGCCGAGCCTCTGGTCAAGGCGCTAGAAGGCAGCGAGTTCGAATTGACCTATATGCCGGCTCATGACGCCGTGGAGAAATTCCCCTTCGATATGGCCGGCCTCGACGCCTACGATGCCATCATCCTCTCGGATATCGGCGCCAATTCGCTGCTGCTGCCGCCGGCCGTATGGCTGCAGTCCAAGACCGTGCCGAACCGGCTGAAGCTCATCAAGGCCTGGGTGGAGAAAGGCGGAGGCCTGCTGATGGTCGGCGGATATTTCTCGTTTCAGGGCATCGATGGCAAGGCACGCTGGCGCCGCACGGCCGTAGAGGACACGCTGCCCGTCACCTGCCTGCCCTATGACGATCGGGTGGAAATACCTGAAGGTTCGACCGCCGTCGTCCTCAAGCCCGAACATCCGATCATGGCCGGCCTCGGCGGCGAATGGCCTCTGCTTCTGGGCGTCAACGAGGTGGAGGTCCGCGACCGCGCCGACGTGGACGTGCTCGCCCGCCTGCCCGAAGACCAGGGCGGCCATCCGCTCCTGGTGACCGGCACCCATGGCCAAGGCCACACCGTGGCATGGACCTCGGACATCGGCCCTCACTGGCTTTCGCCGGCATTCTGCGAATGGGCCGGTTACGCCAGGCTCTGGAAGAATATCCTCGGCTGGATGACCGAAGCACGCTGA
- the catA gene encoding catechol 1,2-dioxygenase, whose amino-acid sequence MSVTIFNRPDIQDFLRVLSGFNQPGGNQRVKQIVHRIVSDLFKTIDDLDITPDEYWIAVAWLNEIGATGQAGLISPGLGLDHFLDERLDAIDEALGIKNETPRTIEGPLYVAGAPESVGFARLDDGRDTDGQTLIMHGTVYGSEGKPLSGAKVEVWHCDTRGFYSHFDPTGTQAPFNMRRTIITDDHGRYKFQSIVPHGYGVPPGSPTEKLLSALGRHGQRPAHIHFFISADDHRKLTTQINIAGDPLINDDFAYATRDGLVPDVIEHFDEASINANGLKGPFAEIRFDIKLTGLVNGVDNQVNALRQRAVG is encoded by the coding sequence ATGAGCGTAACAATATTCAACCGTCCAGATATTCAGGACTTTCTGAGAGTTCTGAGCGGATTCAATCAGCCTGGTGGCAACCAGCGAGTCAAGCAGATCGTGCATCGCATTGTATCCGATCTTTTTAAAACTATTGACGATCTCGACATTACGCCCGATGAATACTGGATTGCGGTTGCTTGGCTGAATGAAATCGGTGCGACAGGGCAGGCGGGTTTGATTTCACCCGGCCTAGGGCTAGATCATTTCCTGGATGAGCGCCTGGATGCAATCGATGAAGCCCTCGGCATCAAGAATGAAACGCCACGTACAATCGAAGGCCCGCTCTATGTTGCCGGTGCGCCGGAGAGCGTGGGCTTTGCAAGACTTGACGACGGCCGCGATACCGATGGTCAAACACTTATCATGCATGGCACGGTCTATGGCTCCGAAGGCAAGCCCTTATCAGGAGCGAAAGTCGAAGTCTGGCACTGTGATACACGCGGCTTCTACTCGCATTTCGATCCGACTGGAACGCAGGCGCCATTCAATATGCGGCGTACGATCATCACCGACGATCACGGCCGTTACAAGTTCCAGAGCATCGTCCCTCACGGCTATGGCGTGCCGCCTGGTAGTCCGACCGAGAAGCTGCTCTCTGCGCTCGGTCGTCATGGCCAGCGCCCGGCGCACATTCACTTCTTCATCAGCGCTGACGATCATCGCAAGCTGACCACACAGATCAACATTGCTGGTGATCCGCTGATCAATGACGATTTTGCCTATGCGACACGCGACGGCCTTGTTCCAGATGTTATCGAGCATTTCGACGAAGCGAGTATCAACGCTAATGGCCTAAAAGGACCATTTGCCGAGATCCGGTTTGACATCAAGCTCACTGGGCTCGTCAATGGCGTCGACAACCAGGTAAACGCACTGCGTCAACGTGCTGTAGGCTGA
- a CDS encoding organic hydroperoxide resistance protein, with product MTPEKILYETAVTARGGRDGMAESPDGSFSVSLTVPKNLGGPGGAGTNPEQLFAAGYAACFLSAVKLVARNKKISLADETSITATVGIGPFQNGYALTVELVARLPGIERPLVEEVVAQAHDRCPYSNATRGNIEVRLKIA from the coding sequence TTGACCCCAGAGAAAATCCTATATGAAACCGCCGTCACCGCGCGAGGCGGACGTGATGGCATGGCTGAAAGCCCCGACGGCAGCTTTTCGGTCTCCCTCACCGTACCAAAAAACCTTGGCGGGCCGGGTGGAGCGGGCACCAATCCGGAGCAGCTTTTTGCCGCCGGTTATGCCGCCTGCTTCCTCAGTGCAGTCAAGCTTGTGGCGCGCAACAAAAAGATTTCTCTAGCTGATGAAACTTCGATCACCGCGACAGTCGGAATCGGTCCGTTTCAAAACGGTTACGCTCTTACAGTGGAACTGGTTGCCAGGCTCCCCGGGATTGAGCGTCCGCTAGTAGAAGAAGTTGTAGCGCAAGCACACGATCGTTGCCCCTATTCCAACGCAACGCGGGGCAATATCGAAGTGAGATTGAAGATCGCTTAA
- a CDS encoding FitA-like ribbon-helix-helix domain-containing protein has protein sequence MPAVTIRNLSAETHRALRVRAAHHGRSTEAEIRDILEAAVRPSERVMLGSLLVDIGREADLSGDDVEVLQERNKAPAEPMTFE, from the coding sequence ATGCCGGCAGTCACCATTCGGAATCTTTCTGCTGAAACCCACCGCGCGTTGCGTGTGAGAGCAGCTCATCACGGCCGAAGTACTGAGGCGGAAATTCGTGATATCCTCGAGGCCGCTGTTCGCCCGTCTGAGCGCGTAATGCTCGGGTCATTGCTCGTAGACATAGGTCGGGAGGCCGACCTGTCAGGCGACGATGTTGAAGTTCTACAAGAGCGAAACAAGGCGCCAGCTGAGCCAATGACTTTCGAATGA
- the pcaD gene encoding 3-oxoadipate enol-lactonase, with product MIFSNSLGTDLHMWDLQVAALSQDFRILRYDNRGHGRSSSPASPFKLAELGADLIALMDHLGIDRASFCGLSIGGLIGQWLAVHASNRFERFVLCATAPRIGSFESWQHRMDTVIHGGLNVIVEATRERWFTQQLCMQEPELVDRILASFSNTSIEGYVGCCAALRDADMTPSLGNIEHPVLAVSGQDDPVCRPSELDEIAKAVVNGRHFSLPGKHIVNLEGPGQFNRLITSFIKTDGRVEFPPK from the coding sequence TTGATCTTCAGCAATTCCCTTGGGACGGATCTGCACATGTGGGATCTGCAGGTCGCCGCCTTATCGCAGGATTTCCGGATACTGAGGTATGACAACCGTGGCCACGGGCGATCCTCATCCCCGGCTTCTCCCTTCAAGCTCGCGGAACTGGGAGCCGACCTGATCGCCTTAATGGATCATCTCGGTATCGACCGCGCAAGTTTCTGTGGCTTGTCTATCGGCGGGCTCATCGGCCAATGGCTCGCCGTTCACGCCAGCAATAGGTTCGAGCGATTTGTACTTTGCGCGACGGCGCCCCGCATAGGCTCTTTCGAGAGCTGGCAGCACCGGATGGATACCGTAATTCACGGTGGTCTCAATGTAATCGTCGAGGCGACCCGCGAGCGCTGGTTTACGCAGCAGCTCTGCATGCAAGAACCGGAATTAGTAGACCGTATCCTTGCTTCATTCTCGAATACATCCATTGAGGGCTACGTTGGTTGCTGCGCTGCATTGCGGGATGCCGACATGACGCCCAGCCTCGGAAACATCGAACATCCAGTTTTGGCCGTTTCGGGTCAGGATGATCCGGTATGTCGCCCCTCCGAGCTGGACGAAATTGCCAAAGCGGTAGTGAATGGTCGTCATTTCAGCCTGCCGGGAAAGCATATCGTCAATCTTGAAGGGCCCGGCCAGTTCAATCGTCTCATTACCTCCTTCATCAAAACGGATGGAAGAGTTGAATTTCCGCCCAAGTGA
- the ggt gene encoding gamma-glutamyltransferase — translation MTSRDFFKPGHSVAISDRGMAATSHPQATLAAVDILRAGGNAVDAAVAAVALQSVIDPLMTGIGGDCFALYSPAGGTPVALNGSGCAPQKAELAYFIDKGFSSIPDDSAHAVTVPGAVDAWCRLIESHGSLGMDRVLAAAIAAAEDGYCITPRVALDWVRYSDRVGKFAGSASYFLPNGKAPTTGQRMTNPALAATLRAIAMGGRDAFYKGRVAEEIVGLLQSLGGLHEESDFAKFAAFETAPISAKYRGRDVLECPPNGQGLAALIIARILDGFDLRDPALSEADRIHLLAEASKAAYARRDQVIADPAHMTADIDAILSDQSIDAIRSKISLENAATASTWEGPTHKDTVYVTVVDRDGNAVSLINSIFFAFGSGIYAPRSGVLLQNRGAGFVVKQGHPNAIGPGKLPFHTIIPGMLAEGGKTRMTFGVMGGQYQAVGHCHLLSQILDRDMDPQQASDQPRSFYFDGKLSLEPTISDDVRMDLERRGHTTVWADEPIGGAQAIYIDHERGVLLGASDHRKDGIALGY, via the coding sequence ATGACATCGCGCGATTTCTTCAAGCCGGGACACTCAGTCGCCATTTCGGACCGCGGCATGGCTGCGACCTCCCATCCGCAGGCGACCCTGGCGGCAGTCGATATCCTGCGCGCCGGCGGTAATGCGGTCGATGCGGCCGTGGCGGCGGTGGCGCTGCAATCGGTGATCGACCCGCTGATGACCGGCATCGGCGGCGATTGCTTTGCTCTCTATTCACCGGCCGGCGGAACGCCAGTCGCGCTCAACGGATCCGGCTGTGCACCCCAGAAGGCCGAGCTAGCCTATTTCATTGACAAAGGCTTCTCCTCCATCCCCGACGATAGCGCACATGCCGTCACCGTACCCGGCGCAGTAGATGCCTGGTGCCGGCTGATCGAAAGCCATGGTAGCCTCGGGATGGACCGTGTTCTGGCCGCAGCGATCGCCGCTGCCGAGGATGGCTATTGCATCACCCCACGCGTCGCGCTCGATTGGGTGCGCTACAGCGATCGGGTTGGCAAGTTCGCAGGCTCCGCCAGCTACTTTCTTCCAAACGGCAAGGCACCCACCACCGGCCAGCGAATGACCAACCCAGCGCTGGCCGCCACTCTTCGCGCCATTGCAATGGGGGGCCGCGACGCCTTCTACAAGGGCCGGGTGGCCGAAGAAATCGTCGGCCTGCTGCAGTCGCTCGGCGGCCTGCACGAAGAAAGCGACTTCGCAAAATTCGCCGCCTTCGAGACTGCACCGATCTCGGCCAAATATCGGGGCCGTGACGTGCTGGAATGTCCGCCGAATGGCCAGGGGCTTGCCGCTTTGATAATCGCCCGCATCCTCGACGGCTTCGACCTGCGCGATCCGGCGCTGTCGGAAGCCGACCGCATCCATCTTCTCGCGGAAGCATCGAAGGCAGCCTATGCCAGGCGCGACCAAGTGATCGCTGATCCAGCCCATATGACGGCCGACATCGATGCCATCCTGTCGGATCAGTCCATCGACGCGATCCGCTCAAAGATCAGCCTCGAAAATGCCGCCACGGCCAGCACCTGGGAAGGTCCGACCCACAAGGACACGGTCTATGTGACGGTGGTCGACCGCGACGGCAACGCCGTCTCGCTGATCAACTCGATCTTCTTTGCCTTTGGCAGCGGCATCTATGCGCCACGCTCCGGCGTTCTGCTGCAAAACCGCGGTGCAGGCTTTGTGGTCAAACAAGGCCACCCCAACGCCATCGGCCCCGGCAAGCTGCCCTTCCACACGATCATCCCCGGCATGCTGGCCGAGGGCGGCAAGACGCGCATGACCTTCGGCGTCATGGGCGGGCAATACCAAGCGGTCGGCCATTGCCATCTGCTAAGCCAAATCCTCGATCGAGACATGGATCCGCAGCAGGCGAGCGACCAGCCGCGCAGTTTCTATTTCGATGGCAAGCTCAGTCTCGAGCCAACCATTTCCGACGATGTGCGGATGGATCTGGAACGTCGCGGCCACACGACCGTCTGGGCGGACGAACCGATCGGCGGTGCGCAGGCGATCTACATCGACCACGAGCGCGGCGTTCTGCTGGGAGCTTCCGACCACCGCAAGGACGGCATCGCGCTAGGGTATTAA
- a CDS encoding type II toxin-antitoxin system VapC family toxin, with protein sequence MILIDTNVISEPWKPAPAAEVVAWLDAQAIETLFISAISVAELRFGIASMPVGRRQYILRTRLEDDVLPHFVERILPFTLSTSRIYSELMADARVSGKAIGMADGLIAATAAERGLVVASRDISPFKAAGLKVINPWSGQNFD encoded by the coding sequence ATGATCTTGATTGACACCAACGTGATATCCGAGCCATGGAAGCCGGCCCCTGCTGCAGAGGTTGTGGCTTGGTTGGATGCCCAGGCAATCGAAACACTCTTTATCTCTGCGATATCAGTTGCGGAGCTACGGTTTGGCATCGCATCAATGCCTGTCGGGCGACGTCAATACATCCTCCGCACCCGCCTTGAGGATGACGTGCTACCGCATTTTGTTGAGCGTATTCTGCCCTTCACCCTAAGCACCTCGCGCATCTACTCTGAATTGATGGCAGACGCGCGAGTATCCGGTAAAGCAATCGGTATGGCCGATGGATTGATTGCGGCCACAGCCGCAGAGAGGGGCCTAGTTGTGGCATCGAGAGACATAAGCCCGTTCAAGGCAGCTGGATTGAAAGTAATTAATCCGTGGAGTGGTCAGAACTTCGATTAA
- a CDS encoding ABC transporter permease: MTTAPASHSLIRRLVEDSRSAFGMALVSILVLAAVFGPVLSTYAPDAADFMATLAPPSADHFLGTDDLGRDVLSRILSGARVSLLVGVISVGGAVLVGLPIGLLAGYLGGRTDAVLMRCMDVLLAFPGILLALGITAALGASLTNTIIAIAVINTPTIARVTRAQTMLVSSLDYVKANRALGFSNLTIMTRNVLPNALSPVLVQASLLLASSIITESYLSFLGLGVQPPTPTWGSMLRDAISFIDQATWLAWFPGAAIFLTVLGFNIFGDGLRDRLDPRD, translated from the coding sequence ATGACCACAGCTCCCGCATCTCACTCGTTGATACGCCGTCTTGTGGAAGACAGCCGCAGTGCCTTCGGCATGGCGCTGGTCAGCATCCTTGTCCTGGCTGCCGTGTTCGGACCGGTCTTGTCCACCTATGCGCCTGACGCTGCCGACTTCATGGCGACGCTTGCCCCACCGTCCGCCGATCATTTTCTCGGTACCGACGATCTCGGTCGCGACGTGCTGTCGCGTATCCTGTCCGGTGCACGGGTATCGCTGCTTGTCGGCGTGATCAGCGTCGGTGGCGCGGTTCTTGTCGGCCTGCCGATCGGCCTTCTGGCCGGCTATCTGGGCGGCAGAACAGATGCGGTCCTGATGCGCTGCATGGACGTTCTACTGGCCTTTCCGGGCATCCTGCTGGCACTCGGCATCACAGCGGCGCTTGGCGCGTCGCTTACCAACACGATCATCGCGATCGCCGTCATCAACACGCCGACCATCGCCCGGGTGACCCGCGCCCAGACCATGTTGGTCTCCAGCCTCGATTACGTGAAGGCGAACCGGGCGCTCGGCTTTAGCAATCTGACGATCATGACCCGCAACGTTTTGCCCAATGCCCTGTCGCCGGTCCTGGTCCAAGCATCGCTGCTGCTTGCCTCGTCGATCATCACGGAGTCCTATCTTTCCTTCCTCGGTCTTGGCGTCCAGCCGCCGACCCCGACCTGGGGCAGCATGCTGCGTGATGCGATCAGCTTTATCGACCAGGCAACCTGGCTCGCCTGGTTTCCGGGTGCTGCAATCTTCCTGACTGTGCTCGGCTTCAACATCTTCGGCGATGGTTTACGCGACCGTCTCGATCCGCGCGACTGA